Proteins co-encoded in one Sebastes fasciatus isolate fSebFas1 chromosome 11, fSebFas1.pri, whole genome shotgun sequence genomic window:
- the pgap6 gene encoding post-GPI attachment to proteins factor 6: protein MEFSFLRCLLLVALSTWTLADDGQVTFVSELSSKPAQKLSKYGWYGNVRLQRFHIPEDTAVARWLFTVTKGHNFNCGQHNVTIHIQYGAPPVINPVGSVFPNETLWSPCLSLILPVTSHSSTTFNLSNPAPGVWYVGAHLPEDDGRIEQKGFPSCSYFFQPQLSIRRAVDTPVLQQGTFLQQTAALDRPARLKLYVPEFASSLSVSVADCSSGERADGGNCSLVLRLGSTSLQQRQVTVNCSGIGCSAALSNPPWDTWLRVVVESSLDNRTVTFSIVSNYTVGCKPTSVGLKLDDDIKKLRGNSSDTNSTSAGNSSVITDTVAVSNESASMLTPLLASACVWSLPVLYEEVDVLSLRYTPVNGANISVTDTHPTLLTYPLHTQATGGTLNLQLTLNSTNATLGNSSSVVACLSPWAPVLELNHSQPCRTALFGGYGVRVNVSAPKAVVRLPFPQSTTWYLTLQLTCNSNDCGNRSLVSVVPEVFISACVEDCGTYGECRLLRSYSYLYAACVCKAGWRGWGCTDDSTAQSLCRQLTATLLLTLSNLSFLPAIVVAIKRCYITEASVYLFTMFFSTFYHACDQPGVAVMCIMDYDTLQYCDFLGSVCSIWVTILCMARIGDIFKYTLFMLGALLIAMSMQLDRKGLWNLLGPVLCALLLMITAWVYRGVRRRHCYPPSWRRWALFLLPGAICALIGVCLYIFTETEDNYYYTHSLWHILVASCVVFLLPPKEKNREALGWSRGWSWTWSWSWRPRVCGYTLCQSDKDELYTVT from the exons ATGGAATTTAGTTTTCTTCGTTGTCTCCTTCTCGTCGCCCTGTCTACTTGGACTTTAGCAGACG ATGGACAGGTGACGTTTGTATCAGAGCTCTCGTCCAAACCAGCTCAGAAGTTGTCCAAGTACGGTTGGTACGGCAACGTGAGGCTGCAGAGGTTTCATATACCAGAGGACACTGCCGTCGCTCGCTGGCTCTTCACTGTCACCAAGGGCCACAACTTCAACTGTGGACAGCACAATGTCACCAT CCATATTCAATATGGTGCCCCTCCAGTTATAAACCCAGTAGGGTCGGTGTTTCCCAATGAAACACTATGGAgcccctgtctgtctctgatcCTACCGGTGACATCACACAGCTCCACAACCTTTAACCTCTCCAATCCGGCTCCCGGTGTTTGGTACGTTGGTGCCCACTTGCCTGAAGATGACGGGCGCATAGAGCAGAAG GGCTTCCCGTCTTGCTCGTACTTCTTCCAGCCTCAGCTATCAATAAGGAGGGCGGTGGACACGCCCGTCTTACAGCAGGGCACATTCCTCCAGCAGACCGCAGCACTTGACAGACCTGCACGCCTTAA GTTGTATGTTCCAGAGtttgcctcctctctctccgtctctgtggCTGACTGTTCGTCAGGGGAGAGAGCAGACGGTGGAAACTGTTCACTGGTCCTCAGGCTGGGCTCTACCTCTCTGCAGCAGCGCCAGGTAACAGTGAACTGCTCAGGGATCGGCTGCTCCGCGGCTCTTTCTAACCCACCTTGGGATACCTGGTTACGAGTTGTCGTGGAGAGCAGCCTAGACAACCGCACTGTGACCTTTAGTATCGTCTCCAACTACACAG TGGGGTGTAAGCCAACAAGTGTCGGCCTTAAACTAGATGATGACATCAAAAAGCTCCGTGGCAACAGCAGCGATACCAACTCGACATCGGCAGGCAACAGCTCTGTGATTACAGACACAGTCGCCGTTAGCAACGAATCAGCGTCGATGTTAACACCGTTGCTGGCATCGGCGTGTGTGTGGAGCCTCCCCGTGCTCTACGAAGAGGTGGACGTTCTGTCACTCCGATACACTCCCGTCAACGGAGCCAACATCAGCGTTACAGATACGCACCCCACGCTGCTCACCTACCCGCTGCACACACAAGCCACCGGTGGTACACTCAACCTACAGCTCACACTCAACTCT actaATGCAACCCTGGGGAACAGCAGCAGCGTGGTGGCCTGTCTCTCTCCGTGGGCTCCAGTCCTCGAACTCAACCACTCTCAACCCTGCCGCACAG CTTTGTTTGGAGGGTACGGTGTTCGTGTGAATGTCAGTGCTCCTAAAGCTGTGGTCAGGCTGCCTTTTCCTCAGTCGACAACATGGTACCTCACCCTGCAGCTCACATGCAAcag TAATGACTGCGGTAATAGATCATTGGTGTCTGTGGTCCCGGAGGTGTTTATCAGTGCCTGTGTAGAGGACTGTGGGACGTACGGTGAATGTAGACTGCTGAGATCCTACAGCTACCTGTACGCTGCCTGTGTCTGCAAGGCTG gcTGGAGAGGTTGGGGCTGCACCGATGATTCCACAGCTCAGTCGCTCTGTCGCCAGTTGACGGCAACTCTGCTGCTCACCCTCAGCAACCTTTCCTTCCTGCCTGCCATCGTGGTGGCCATCAAACGCTGCTACATCACCGAGGCCTCCGTCTACCTCTTCACAATGTTCTTCTCCACG TTCTACCACGCATGTGACCAGCCAGGTGTAGCTGTAATGTGCATAATGGACTACGATACCCTGCAATACTGTGACTTCCTGGGGTCGGTCTGCTCCATCTGGGTCACCATCCTGTGCATGGCTCGCATCGGAGATATATTCAAATAT ACTCTGTTTATGCTCGGGGCTCTGCTTATAGCCATGTCGATGCAGCTGGACCGCAAAGGCCTGTGGAACCTGCTGGGCCCCGTCCTCTGTGCCTTGCTGCTCATGATCACTGCCTGG GTGTACCGAGGGGTGCGGCGACGACACTGTTACCCGCCTTCCTGGAGACGCTGGGCCCTCTTCCTGCTCCCCGGGGCAATCTGCGCCCTGATCGGGGTATGTTTGTACATTTTTACCGAGACCGAGgacaactactactacacacactcGCTGTGGCACATCCTGGTGGCCAGCTGCGTGGTGTTCCTGCTGCCGCCGAAGGAGAAGAACAGGGAGGCGTTGGGCTGGAGCAGGGGCTGGAGCTGGACCTGGAGTTGGAGCTGGAGGCCCCGCGTTTGCGGGTACACGCTCTGTCAGAGCGACAAGGATGAACTCTACACTGTCACGTAG